The following are from one region of the Aspergillus luchuensis IFO 4308 DNA, chromosome 4, nearly complete sequence genome:
- a CDS encoding Zn(II)2Cys6 transcription factor domain-containing protein (COG:S;~EggNog:ENOG410PQUG;~InterPro:IPR013087,IPR036864,IPR001138;~PFAM:PF00172;~go_function: GO:0000981 - DNA-binding transcription factor activity, RNA polymerase II-specific [Evidence IEA];~go_function: GO:0008270 - zinc ion binding [Evidence IEA];~go_process: GO:0006355 - regulation of transcription, DNA-templated [Evidence IEA]) — MPAMTITLSDQTHTMSEASPKRDGIAGTEVKKPGTRHGHSQSNCHHLPPPPSQPTAEGEYRCGICNKTYSRRDLRDRHRRRCINNIGQERQSKRKSCDACAQKKLRCSMTRPSCSRCLQSRRPCVYPQSSVPVQTPSLDDPQDNIASSAGSIHSVPICAGIIPGGTTWALPTYPFDTPSTADELHDVSGSSWSPETPTNAELAFHAVNESTMLPMQDASLMNSPPWQDDLHEQSEAFGLEEFFPGSLDSCSHAMYMPPTMRSSPVTMVPPTPATLPGDSYAAGGGLNMSSVSPGYFDNIWPDMASNDEENETWRFSTYTHSLTGSGFGQSFLPKTSHHSPGDVGDLYQELFSLLREYPGLALQRQFYSPFLHHELQGYAMQSMGQPLSTTLSSISSYANYLETCDTFDLSMHNGERLAAAEGCVVALHAVCVQQILSLFGDNFATNGLSKLPSLTGEQGHPETPVDILLRVCKPPLRLPYAPPYALS, encoded by the exons ATGCCCGCTATGACCATTACGCTGAGTGACCAGACACATACCATGTCTGAGGCCTCACCGAAGAGGGATGGCATCGCCGGGACAGAAGTCAAGAAGCCAGGCACTCGGCATGGCCATTCCCAGAGCAACTGTCATCACCTGCCGCCTCCCCCATCGCAACCCACTGCGGAAGGGGAATACCGATGCGGAATCTGCAACAAGACATATAGTCGAC GTGATCTGCGGGACCGGCACCGTCGCCGTTGTATTAATAACATTGGCCAGGAACGCCAGTCCAAGCGCAAATCCTGCGACGCCTGTGCGCAAAAGAAGCTGCGGTGTTCCATGACCCGGCCCTCCTGTAGTCGGTGTCTGCAAAGCCGACGGCCTTGCGTGTATCCGCAATCTTCTGTTCCTGTTCAAACTCCCAGTCTTGATGATCCCCAGGACAATATTGCTTCGTCTGCCGGTTCCATACACTCTGTTCCGATCTGTGCTGGTATAATACCTGGTGGCACGACATGGGCCCTTCCAACATATCCGTTCGACACACCATCTACTGCGGATGAACTACACGATGTCTCGGGCTCCTCGTGGAGCCCCGAAACTCCAACGAATGCCGAACTTGCGTTTCATGCCGTTAATGAGAGTACTATGCTTCCAATGCAAGATGCCTCGTTGATGAATTCTCCGCCCTGGCAAGACGATCTTCATGAACAGTCAGAAGCATTTGGGCTGGAGGAGTTCTTTCCCGGGTCGCTTGACAGTTGTTCGCACGCTATGTATATGCCACCGACGATGAGGTCCTCTCCAGTGACCATGGTCCCTCCCACCCCGGCTACTCTCCCGGGTGACTCTTATGCCGCGGGAGGCGGACTGAATATGTCGTCGGTATCTCCTGGATATTTCGATAATATCTGGCCAGATATGGCGTCTAACGACGAAGAAAACGAAACTTGGCGGTTCAGCACGTACACCCATAGCCTGACAGGATCGGGGTTCGGCCAAAGCTTCCTGCCCAAAACAAGTCATCATAGCCCAGGTGACGTTGGTGACCTCTACCAAGAGCTGTTCAGTCTGCTACGCGAATACCCTGGGTTGGCTCTGCAGAGACAGTTCTACTCGCCCTTCCTACATCATGAGCTACAGGGGTATGCGATGCAATCAATGGGCCAGCCACTTAGCACCACTCTGAGTTCGATTTCTTCCTATGCTAATTATCTGGAGACCTGCGATACATTTGACCTGTCAATGCACAATGGGGAGCGCCTTGCAGCGGCAGAAGGCTGCGTAGTAGCGCTTCATGCGGTGTGTGTTCAACAGATCTTGAGCCTTTTCGGAGACAATTTCGCCACCAACGGCCTCAGCAAGCTCCCAAGCCTTACAGGCGAGCAAGGGCACCCCGAGACCCCTGTTGACATTCTCTTGAGGGTATGTAAACCCCCACTCCGATTGCCCTACGCCCCACCCTACGCTCTGAGCTGA
- a CDS encoding acyl--CoA ligase (COG:I;~EggNog:ENOG410PJH0;~InterPro:IPR042099,IPR000873,IPR025110;~PFAM:PF00501,PF13193) produces MCRPGLPDKTINPISASRLGSPQLRLYIGQHASSWSLHPCILASPRVLSFCPSSMIFEPAARAPVPCTDVISYVFSEPPYNHNEPIYVDVHNPSRSISYNQARTIVRQLVSGLRAWGVQEGDCVAIHSFNDIYYTMLVLAIVGAGGIFTGSNPAYTTFELGHHFRSSATSFIITEPEHLDAITAAAKATSIPTHRIRVFDILGQSIPDGAVSWTELLEHGEQDWVRFDNEEMSRTTTAARLFSSGTTGLPKAADITHMNLVAQHEFVFEFNPRPWRVSRVIAVPLFHAAAAPSSHFGSLKAGHINYVMRRFDLPLFLQTVEKYQVTEMAVVPPIAIAIIMHPMSYERGYLRSIRASNLGAAPMDKDAQKRFQMLLGPGANCTQVWGMTETCCIATMFRWDEGDETGSVGRLVPNMEAKLVDDNGTDISEYGVRGELCVRGPAVTPGYFNNPAANAESFDEQGWFHTGDIAYCDGATQKWYIVDRKKELIKVRGFQVAPPELEAVLLAHPLIVDAAVIGLRDVVPGTELPRAYVVRRPETDESSLTEDMVKSWLLERLAGYKALTGGVKFVPSIPKTASGKILKRVLREESRREVKESGWRPRL; encoded by the exons ATGTGCCGTCCTGGCCTTCCAGACAAAACGATAAACCCTATTTCAGCATCGCGGCTGGGTTCACCCCAGCTAAGGTTATATATCGGTCAGCATGCGTCTTCCTGGTCCCTGCATCCTTGCATCCTCGCGTCCCCCCGggtcctttctttttgtccATCTAGCATGATTTTTGAACCCGCAGCCAGGGCCCCGGTGCCCTGCACCGATGTGATCTCCTATGTCTTTTCTGAACCGCCCTACAATCATAATGAACCG ATCTACGTCGATGTCCACAATCCCTCTCGCTCCATTTCCTACAACCAAGCCCGGACTATTGTTCGCCAACTGGTCTCGGGGCTGCGCGCCTGGGGCGTGCAAGAGGGCGACTGTGTCGCCATTCACTCCTTCAATGAT ATCTATTATACCATGCTAGTCCTTGCGATCGTTGGCGCAGGGGGTATCTTTACGGGCTCAAATCCAGCCTACACGACCTTTGAATTAGGCCATCATTTCCGCTCCTCAGCGAcgagcttcatcatcacagaGCCGGAGCATCTGGATGCGATAACTGCGGCAGCGAAAGCAACATCAATCCCAACACATCGGATCCGGGTATTCGATATTTTGGGACAGTCAATACCGGATGGAGCGGTGTCCTGGACGGAGCTGCTCGAACATGGTGAACAAGACTGGGTAAGGTTTGACAACGAGGAGATGTCTAGGACAACGACGGCAGCCAGACTGTTCAGTAGCGGGACTACAGGGCTTCCCAAAGCAGCAGATATCACGCATATGAATCTTGTCGCCCAACACGAGTTTGTGTTTGAGTTTAATCCGCGACCATGGCGA GTAAGCAGAGTCATCGCTGTTCCCCTTTTTcacgccgctgctgctcccagCAGCCATTTCGGCAGCCTGAAAGCTGGCCATATCAACTACGTCATGCGGCGTTTCGATCTACCCCTCTTCTTGCAGACGGTTGAAAAATACCAAGTCACCGAGATGGCTGTCGTTCCGcccattgccattgccatcatcatgcaTCCGATGTCTTACGAACGGGGCTATCTGCGCTCAATCCGGGCGAGCAATTTGGGCGCGGCACCCATGGATAAAGACGCCCAGAAACGGTTCCAAATGTTGCTTGGGCCAGGGGCCAATTGTACGCAGGTTTGGGGTATGACAGAGACATGCTGTATTGCGACAATGTTCCGGTGGGATGAAGGGGATGAGACAGGGTCGGTCGGGAGGCTTGTGCCGAACATGGAGGCTAA ATTAGTAGACGACAACGGAACAGATATTTCCGAGTATGGAGTGCGAGGCGAGCTGTGTGTCCGCGGTCCTGCCGTCACCCCTGGGTACTTCAACAACCCAGCTGCCAATGCGGAATCCTTCGATGAGCAGGGCTGGTTCCACACGGGGGACATCGCGTATTGCGATGGTGCTACCCAGAAATGGTATATAGTAGATCGCAAAAAGGAGCTGATCAAGGTCCGAGGATTTCAAGTTGCTCCACCGGAACTGGAAGCCGTGCTTTTGGCGCATCCGCTCATCGTGGATGCTGCCGTGATTGGGTTGCGGGATGTGGTCCCGGGGACGGAGTTGCCGCGAGCGTATGTAGTCCGCCGGCCCGAGACCGATGAGAGCAGCTTGACAGAGGATATGGTAAAGAGCTGGTTATTGGAGAGGTTGGCGGGATATAAAGCGCTCACAGGGGGTGTCAAGTTTGTACCGAGCATCCCTAAGACGGCAAGTGGCAAGATTCTCAAGCGAGTGTTGCGGGAAGAGAGTCGCAGGGAAGTCAAGGAGAGTGGATGGAGACCGAGGTTGTAG